The Quercus lobata isolate SW786 chromosome 4, ValleyOak3.0 Primary Assembly, whole genome shotgun sequence genome segment AAAATATGCTTGCATCTCAATTTGACCATTTGAATGGGGATGAAAAACAAGCAAGGTCATTCATGTTGAAAAATGACAAGCTCTTTAGACAATGGCTACAAAACTTCTTTGACAACTATTTAagccaaacactggaaaatgagatagtttttcaaaaaatgttctctaaaaaatgaccaatttttcagaaaatattaatgctgaaacaaacagagcgtaaaTAGTAGAGCGTAAATAGTAGGAGATGAGAAAGTGAGGTTGGAATTATAAACTGaaaatactacaaaaaaattttattatcacTAAGTTGAACCCGTATGGAGAATGGACCACATATATTATACTTTAATCAATATATTGAAATTTCCGAAGCTTATCTTAGATTTGCGCGCTTTATAGGATTTGCACAAAAGCTGGCAGAGAAGGTGGGAAGTATCTGCAGCAAAAATGGAGCAAAAAATTAAAGCCCTAGTAAGCTGGCCTAATGCATATCTGTGACAGTGAGTAGTGAGAAATCTAAAATATATGACCGACTTTGGTCCCATATTTAGTGATGAGGGATAGCATTAGCATGGTTCTCACCTAATTTATCCACTCAACTTTATTGTGAATTTTCTTCTGAGAAAAAAACGttattgtgaatttgtgattgCTACAGCCTACAGCCTACTTTCCGACCAATGAGCCGGAGAGAAATTCCAACATGGTAATTAGTGTTGATTTGTGACATCTAATGAAATTTCATGAGCtataaagtttcaaatttcGAATTCTTGAGATAAATGGACACTATAGTAAAGTTATGTTGCTACATGTGACACGAGCCACCTTTTATTATCTACGTTTtacatagaaaaaaataattacggAAACGAGAGAACATCAAATCTCAACAAAGAAtcactatgtttttttttatatatatttcttatggTAATTTTGCATTGCTAGGGGCTTCCCAGCCTTACAACTAGGGATATTCAAGCCACGTGGTAAGCCAACCCACCAATGGCCCACTAGAGTCCAAATTTGAACCGCCCGCCACCCTCAAAATCCAACAACAATGGGTTGGTTGGCAGGTTTCTTCCTCTAAAACCCAAACCATCTGGCGATATTCAACGTGTTTTCAGCGATGAATCAATCGAGATCCATCATATTTTACGAGATCTCCGCTAGATCTAGTGAGATTCACCAAACTTGATGCATAATTTGTCCCGTTCAAATTGAATGCCTTACTGGTTAGTAGTGGGTCTGAAACTCCTTAACCAGATTTGGTTGTATCAGTTGCGAGTCGGACGTAAACCCAATTCGTGAACACCCTTACTCACATGATTTTTTAGTAAATCACGAAAGAAACAACATAAAAAGAAGTGTTCTTTTGTTTGGCTATCCAGAttggacaaaaataatttcaaaagagaacttttacaaataatttttttttttaaaaaaaatcaaggagtGGACGGTTAGAGCGAGAAGGACATTTCCTATATGCTGCGCCGCCATTTTGAATGAATAGTTGGATACCCCCAAAATTTTATGTTGATGTTGAACCATCATCAAGGactattaatagtttaaagataGCTCCAAAAATTCAATCCCTTTTacgcaaaacaaaaaacaatgtgGAACATGCTACAAAAAGAAGTAATCTTTTTTTGAGTCAGAAAATCAGTATTGTACAACGACTTCACTCGCACtgccgttttttttttttttttaataaatccaTAAATGGATCTCATATTTCTGACCATAACAAGTCTTCATCCCCATCATTGTCAGAATCTTTGAGGACCAATGCAAACATTTCTGTGACCCCAAAAATTGAGTAAAGTGCAAAAGGAGTATAGGCCGTGTGTACTTTGTAGCAAGAAAATTGAGGCTTGGAAGGTCGGTGGTCTTCTCCTAATAATATTAATAGGATATTTGGGAGATACCGGATATCCTCAAATTAAGGTCACCCTTGCATATATTGATAGCTGACTTCTCTCTAACATGTACGTGTCCTCTTCAATCTTGATGCATTCTTTCTTCTAGATACAGCTATTGTTAATTTATCTATAACCTTATCTAATAGGGTCTTATAAGGTGATGGGTTCCGTGATAGAAAAGACAGAGAGTGTGGTCATTATAGAACTTCCACCCTGTGCTTTTTGAGATGGGAAAACATCATCACTATAATGCTGAAATATCAAATGGTTGAGTTACACCTATGAGGGAGTAAGGGTAATGTGCAAAGACATTGTTTTTCATGcgaaatattatatataataaccATACTTTCAcatcaaatattaatattttatattcgATAGAACGAATGTAAACATGATATAAAATAGTGTGGACACTGTTGAATGTGAAACAATCACTACCTTAAATATAGTGGAAAATGTCGGTTATGGTTATGGAATAaatcatttaaaactcaaaactttttttttcctgcaatcttcattttctttccataGGTTTTGAGCATTTAAAAATGTTCATAAAATAagaaagattttctttttctttttttctttttaatgaattttgagATATAAAAGATACAATAATGGTAGTGTATTGATTATaagtataataaaaattaatatgtcAACAAGAAATATAGTATATCCATTCCAAGGTAAAAATTGTGATTGTAAAAGAACCATATGCAAAACCTGGTAAAAACTGATTTGAGTgaatctttttaataatttaataaataaataaaaacactaaaagctATCAATAAACTGACTGATTGGCCAAGTTAAACTActcacttaaaaattaaaacctccgaactcaaaattaaatgaaaaaaaggttTTACTACTAAAGACTTCTTGTgggttaaaaataatgttttatttatttattaatatatatatatatatatatatatttttttttttttgcatatattcaaaaatatgaatattatgTCAATAACAATTCAAGCAAAGGTAAATCAGTTTACTTAAAACCAATCTTACATCGAGTTGATGTTGAatacaattttaataattatgatagagatacaattttatatatatatatatatatatatatattggtgatTTTTGGTGTGTGTAGAATTCAAACTCAGGACTCttatttgacaataaaaaactttatcaattaaactaaaatttacaacaaattatactatataaaccttaaaaatagatgtttcaacttttaaacacaaaacaaaaatttatttaatgaattaatttattatggtaTTGTTCTAACACTAACCATATTTATTATCATGTCATTTTTTTGTAGTACAATTAGTAATATACTAATATGTTAtcattttctttaaactttgaTATTAGTAGGTGTTTAGGGCCAAAAAAAGTTGCGAAGTTTGATAGGCTACGGCACACCAATGAGCAGGTCCATCCCAAGCGACCCATCACAACTATTAAAAGCCATGCTCTAGCCTGCACTCACTTTCTTTCTTGGCATCATGGGTAAAGTTTCGTCGACCCACAGTACAATTGCTCGAACTAGATGATCAGTTCAATCCCAACATTCCCCATAAAAGGTCGACCAAAGTACCTACATCCAAAAAACAAGATTGGATGACAAGCCAATCAGAACTCAAAAGCCCTCCTCGGTCTCTCCCAAGGGGGGTGTATGGTGTCCTACCTAACACCTGAATTTTGAAGGATGGGAAATCACATTAAAACTCAACACTGGACTCAGACTTAGGAATGATCTTCATATGCCTCTAACCCTGTCAAAATTTCTACCCATAATTTGCCCCTAACCGGACGTCAATAGTACCACCAAGAAAAAGAGGACGTAGTTCATCTGGAACTCCGAGACTGACTTCCACTTTAATTTTTCTTCCACCTACATTTCTGTAGTTTATGTTTTCGCTGTTTAGGTATTTTAACTAACCAACTAGGCCACGGACCTTGCACTTGTAGAGGCTGTAATTGGCTTTTTCTCTTGAGAGAAAACTGATGCACAAACATGTATTAGGTTTTCCCCTTGAGCGTAGGTTGATGCACAAGGATGTATTAATACTGGTAGTTTTTGAATTTATCACTTGTGATCAATATGGGAACTATTTGCAAATTCAAATGGACAAGTTCCTtgtatgataaatttttttaattacaaaataaaaaacatttaccATGACAAAAAATAAGGATATACAAAATATCTATGTTTGCTTACTAAGCTTTTCTAGGTCTTTCAGTTGTGATTTCAATAGTGCATGCTCATTTCGCATCCTCTCAAGCCGAGCCTCAACCATGTACATCTCATCTTTAAGATGGTGAACTCGCTTCTCCAACCAAGCAATTGCTTCAGATGATCTTCCACCTACTCCACCGCCCATGCTAGCCATGTAATCAAATTGAGGGTTCACATGGATGTGATGTGGTCTTACTAGTAGCACAACAATGCTCAACTgcagtaataaaaaaatattatataataaaataaacaaactgTGACCCTGTCTCATGGAGTAGAAAGGTTCATCCTTTTAACccttacaattttaaaaaaaagagtatggTTGCTACCTAAAATACTATAGaataattaattcaaatttgggTGAACGCTGAAAAACCACCAGGTTGATTATTTATAAGTCATACACACACCAATCaattttgaacccacaacctaaCATTAAACCAACCtgaaataagaaattttaaaagcCTATTTCAATGCTGGGAAAAATGgttcaacaattaaaaataaataaataaatggtttcGTGAATGCTATGATATCAAATGCTAATCCAGGCTCTTTCATAATTGATTAAAGATAAATCACTTGCTGTATGCACTGTTAGTAACTGCTTTATTAATAGCAGTGAGATTCTTTTGTTTTCAAGACAAAATGATTTGGACATAATAAGATTGTGCCTCTACAAAGGATAAAGTTGACACAAATTCCAGGAATCAAATATATACTATCAGGGTAAGATCTGGAATGTTATTGCGGCCAAAATATCTGCAACAGCCCCCTTGAGACCCCCTACCGAATGATCTCGATAACATTCAGAAGAATGCTTGACCAAAACATGTTAATTAACTAGTCAGACCAAAATTCATTAATCCCAAAAGAATATTAACATACCACTTTGAGATATGTTTGGTCTGACAAACATTAAAAGGTGATAAACTATAAATAGTCCCAAAAACTGATATGACATGGTGAATTTGATCAATTGACCATTATTTTCTAATACTTCCCCTCACATGTGGGCCCAATAATCACCCTCAATCCAACaagtagaattttaaatttttaaatgggaggtagtcAGGTAGAGTGGAAATAGAGTTTATACTCAAGACTATTTGCTATAATACCATGATAAACTACAAACTTattccaaaagcttaaactgatattaaatgatgaatttaatcatttatccACTGTTTCTAACAAAAGGAAACATATATATAGTGAAAATTCAATCTTTGATGATTCTTCcttcacacacacaccaaaaaaataaaaaaataaataataatagaagaagaagaagagactacatcatttcttttcctttttcaataaGTCTTTAATATCATACTAGCCTCTGAgaaggctcttctatttttttggtaaaaaaaatgaatacgtGGGGTGAGTTTTATAGATGTGaagagttttaaaactaacaaaagagtgatcttattttgtagggagttagtgagtagaagtaggaatttaaattaacgtaaaagtaggagtttattaGAAGCAGGAAAACATTTCAACGTAgaagtaaaaatttattatttttgtcaatttactattttaaccctatttttaagatttaggtaggggtatttttgacagtaaaaaaagcaataactaatttttttttgttaatttactattttaaccccatttttaagttgttaattaatttaggagtatttttgacagaaaaaaaagcaataactaactttctgaatcctcttgATATATACAGATTAATAGTgtcaaagaaaatcaaagtcGTTTAGACTGtcaattcatttcattttccAAATATGAAACATTACCACAAATGAgggtaagaatttttttttccccacttaTTCCGGTTAGGATTTTCTTCAGAAGCTACTACAGTTGATCAAAAACAGGCCTGCATAATGTAATATATGCACATAAAATTCAACAAAGCACCTCCAGGAAAATTTAAGCTGGAAATCAGGCTTTTCTAGCTGTCCCAGCAAGTCAACCAAGATCAACCATATTTAATCCAAGAAATCCAATAACAAACTTTAAACCTACAAGGGCAGGTGTCTAATAGAAGTTTGCACAAGctaaaaaacatgtttaaacTATTGTTAAAATACCCAACAGCATATGTATCAGTTCTTGTAATAATTGGCAATAATCTTGTCATCTGGCATCATCAAATTGCTACAATAGACTACACTCCTAAAGACTATCCCTTACCCATTGATAAGGAGCGTAAAGTGTAAATTGCAAATTCACAGTCCCAAAGGAACCAAATCATATCAAAGTAGTATTTATTTCTTGGAGAAAACTGCTCAAATTAAATTGATCAGATGGATAGCAGAAATGTAACAAGGCTTGAAAAGTACATACCTGCATCAAGAAAATCACTGCAAAGATGATAGCTGCAAGTACTGAAACATGGTTTTGACTTTTCAATGATCTTAACGTCAATATAAATTCTCTTAACCAAGATGCTAGAGGTTTAGCAtcaatgaaattttcttgcaaGAGACGTCCAGCTTGTTGGTTAGCATTTGTGGAATCTGATATCTGTTGCGTTCTTATATGGTCACTTGACTCGAATGAACTTTTGGAGGATTCCCCAGTTTCTACTTCATCCTCAATATGAACTTCACCATTCTGAATCACATTAGCAGCAGCACCTCCCTCTGCTCCCATGAAATAAGGAGATGATTAGTTGAAATAAGTATGCATCTCCCCCAGGGCATAAAATTTCATGCATTGGAAAAACTCTTGTATATACAAATATCTTCTAAGGCCCAACCTTCTTTGTTTTCAAGGTTCTTCTGCTTCAACAATTCATGAGCCTGAAAGAATAATGAATATACAAATTCTTAAAGTTGACATTATTGCACTTATTAAActgcaaaataaaaaacaaaaaatctacaaaataaaaCAGAAAGACAATACCATATCAATCCAGATCAAATATGCTTCTCGACATTCTTCAACAGTTGACTGCACTATTCTGCCTGTGACCACATACATCAACATTGCATCAAATCAAGTCAGTATATCATGGTAACACTTCAATCAAGATAATAGCAAGCCTcaacacacaccaaaaaaatataagtaaaattaaaatttttaaaattaaaaaataaataataaataaacccacaaaccaaaaaggaaaagagatatattttttttcctattagtGTTCTAACATAAAGAAGAGAGAGTCTTTTAGCAAGCACATGTTCAAAATCTGCATTTTAACACAAACAAAAAGGCATTGTATTATAAGGTTTGTCAGGTGTACAAAATGAGAAAAACCCAAGACAGATTCAAATGCCTTTAGCATCCATGCTCAAACACCCTGACTAATCCAGCACACACAATGCATTCAGGAACAAGAAAAAGGTTTTTCGCCTTCAGTAAAATGTGTGCACGCTCCTGAGATTTTACTTGACATAAAAGAGAGTACTAATTTCAAGTCACTAACCAATAAAGTAGTTTGCTTAAAATCCTGTAATTGTTTATTCTGAACTTTCAACTGTCATATTTTATATACTCCTGCCTTCAGCTCCAAAATCTTATGTATATTACATCTAGGGTTGCCTtctaaaaactatatataacaGTTTCAAAACAGAAAACCTCTAAGAAAAAGGTAGTTAATTGATCTaagatttcatttctttttttttttcttttttttttttgaaaattcaacagTTACAATGGGGGAGGGAGGGCTTGAACCATGTCTCCATTGGAAACACCAAGagatttcatttcaatttttaaatataattacattggttcaaaacttagaatacataaaaaaataaaaaataaataaaaaaacctattttttaatgaaattaaaataaaatcacttcTCAGTCAATTTAATTGTAGGGAACTAAATACAACAAACAAAGTATTGGCAGGGCAAACCTCTCCACACAGTTTTCTTGGAAAAGGCCACATTTACATATATACGCAAACTACAGCATTCTTTTGATCCATCAGCATCTCTTTCGACATCCCAAAGTCCCTAATATTggaccaggaaaaaaaaagtaatataaactTAGTTACAATGTCAACGGATTATGGAAATCTTTCAGTAGAGCAAACAGATtacaattaataaataaattcacaaGAAGACGACACAACTGCACAACAATCACTTGATTGGTTGGCAAAAGGAAacccaaattaatttattaaagaagaaagctacttAGATGTTTATAACATAGCTAAATAAGCAAGGTGTTTATATTTAAGCCTTTGGAGATTATTTCCATACAACTAATAGAGGACAGTAATCATTTTCTATGCACAGTATAGACCAGGGCGTACAATATTCTGCCCCATTAATAAACCCACATATGAACTAGAAGCATTAATAGGAACCAAATAgtttaaaaagatattaaataaagAAGTAACTTAAATTGCAGTGGCAGTAACTAAGTAAACGAGATATGAATGTATTATATCACAATCTGTTTAATGCTTTTGTACAAGGCTAAAGAAtacctcctccatctttatacAGACCGACTCTAATATCTTACTCAACTATATATCCAAATATAGGATATGCCTAAAAGATGCAAACTAATACATTACGGGAAAGTAAGTTTCATAAATGTAGGGTAGATATGTCGAAATAAATTAGATATAGCTTATACCTCAACACGGAAATAATCTGAATAAGGCACGTCACTGATTTCTTGTGATGTCTCCATAACCAAATGACTGGAGAAGTAAAAGTGAgaatatcaagaaaataatatacaaaTTGGTAAGGGCACCATCTTGGACTAGATAAAGTAACCTCAGATAAGTTACACCCAttaattatagaaaataatagtaataataataataataatttacacCAACATCTAAACACATCAAGGAATGAAAGAACTAATAAATATGGGCAAGTAATAAAAGCAAGTGAAGAGAAATAGTTCACTAGCAATTGCAATCAATCATGTCAGCACAATTAATGCAGTCCCCTACCCAATATTGTTTGGCTGaattcacaaaaaagaaatttaaaaaaagctTGGCTGGACGGGGACAGATTAGAAAAAGTAATCAACTTGCTTTATATATACCTTAGCCAAAACAAGACTTCATCAATAATCAAAATGTGGTACTATATTATTATGTTCACATTCTTGCATCAATAATCAATCTCTACTCGATTCTAGTAATAAGTACTCTAGTGAACACACATCATAATAGTCAATGATCAAATcaagaaaacttattttttacaaGTTCTCCCTTCTCCCATACAGGAGGACCCTTGAGCCAAAGCTACCAAAACCATTAGGGCacatttggtacactgaatgaaGATTACATTAagaatagtaatctttattactggaAATAGAAGATATTATAATAGAATAACTATTACCATccataagtttggttgttacatatggaaagcttgtaaaagatgatgtataaagaaaattttatattttttgaaatatattaattttaaaacctattatatgcgccaaggaatagttattacatctattttaaagaggaatagctattattcaatttaaagaatagttaaTCCTTTGTAATAATTAATCCATGTAATAAAAATGCTATCAAATAACCGAATTGCTATTATACATGAATAGCTATTCCATTACAGGAACTATCACATCATACCAAACATAACATTAGTATTGTTGTCTATATATAAGCCTTCAAATCCTATTCATCAATAGAGaagaaatattaattacttCTTTAACAAGGAATAGACTTTCcttccacacacacaaaaaacctaaaaaagtaACCATGTAAACTTTCCTTCCACACCCAGAAAAGAAAGCCATTTATTCTAGCTTCCATACGTAGAGTTTGAGGCATTTGTACTCGAACTCTAATCTCAAACAGTAATCATGAATTTAACTAACAAGTTAACTTGAATTTAGCAACTCCATCTTCAAACTCTCAACCCATATCAATTTGCCCATTTGTAGCTTAAAATATCCTCATATTGCAAAATATAAAGTTCCTAAAAATCAATTACATGATATGTTGCCAATTCAGCTTTCTTGTTTCTGCTTCAGAACAATAAGGATTCAAGATTCAAGGTTATCTCCACCCTCTATCATCTGGAGCTTTTACCAAGATCATAAGTTCTTGCTGAATATCCAAGTGATTTTAGGATTAGCATCAACCAATCCACAATCAAAAATCATTGCTTAGATTTTCTGTACAATTTTGTGGCATAATATGGAATTACGTACTTCTCAAATCCTGTTGTGCCCAGATTTCTGGCTTTCACactgcaattttttattatatctttgCAGTTAATTGGGCAAAGGCTGATATTCAGCTTCCATTATGCCAACTACAACAAGCATTACTTGTAAAACATGAAATCTGGTCATCATGTTCTTATTGATCcacaatataaaaatttatttgcaaTAGTTTGCATCTTCATGCATGTAAACAGGGATCTACTGCCAATTTAATAGTTTGATATTTATCCTCTTCTAGGTGTATTTTATGTTCAAAAATTTTCCATGAATCTATTGTTGCAAAATTTTGTGTCATATATTGCTTCTATGGTATGTAAGACAGTCACAGGCAAATTTGGACTTCCATGGAATTAACACTCATATACTCACAATTTCCCTACTGTATCCACTAATCAACTTTTTTCTCCTGCCATTCTACTACATCAACTTGAataggtttttcttttcaatacaATGATCAAATCAATAGTTCTCCAATTGGGTACTAACTGTGAAGAGGTGCCCTTAAAATAGGGAAACAAATACAGTTTATCTCACCTCTAGTAAAACTCATATAAATACTCTGTTGACTAGgaactttctaaaatattaGGTGCTCAACTTCCTTCAAAAGTGATCTATTTATTCAGGACCACGTTTGTTACATATGGCTCAATCTCATTCCAAGTATAACAAagacaaccacaaccacaactcCAACCCCAACAAAGGAATTATCATGATGACACCATTGATAAAGAAGATGGTACTGACTACTGATATGCAACACAGTAAAAGTAGCAATGAATTACTAATTTAACAACAAATTCAAGGTGTATTTTTTAACTGGAATAATCAACAGAACATGTTGGCTACCTGTTTCTATAAACTCGACATTTCTGGATCTCTTGGCAGCTACCAAACTTTGCACCTTAATggcaaaacaaaatattaatacTAAAACACACCGGAATACAAGATAAAGAAAAACTTATGGAACATATTTTGGTGAGGAATAGCCAATGTGTTACAGAAGCATAGTTAACTGAacatttaaatgaattattatagATTGCTGAGATAAAAATAAAGGGGGGGGGAGGTTAAAAACACACAAGCATACCAAAATAGACTTTTATTGGATGCTGAAATGATACATCACGGGCATGCCCATATACTTCATGAGGATACCAAGAACTGCACCGAAAttctgaaaagaaaaacaaaattcacaacataaaaaacatgaaaaaatatCTGCCCCATATTCTTCAATAAGGAAACTAAAAAGATCACATTTGAATACGAAAATTTCATAGGAGTTCCAAGAAGGCTACCTTTATCTCCGCATCTTTTATGAAATAATTCAGTACAACTAATAGCATCATctgagaaaaagaaattaaagaagtcCTCAACCTTTATCTGCAATTCATAAATTGGAGTTAACTTCAAACTAACCTAGCTATAATGCCACTGGCAATTGAAGCAAAGCTACTTTTAAGCTTGAaaacatatattataatttcaaaagaacaagaaaatataacaaTACCGGAAACTTCGATTCAGCAACCCTTGTATAAA includes the following:
- the LOC115986658 gene encoding LOW QUALITY PROTEIN: protein VASCULAR ASSOCIATED DEATH 1, chloroplastic (The sequence of the model RefSeq protein was modified relative to this genomic sequence to represent the inferred CDS: deleted 1 base in 1 codon); the protein is MAVASETAERVDVSQPMDSSSPSRLAAADLASEASSVARPSFSADSPDRNDSANSSPRDGDPQSPTSLKSEEYRQLFRLPPDEVLVEDFNCAYQENILIQGHMYLFVHYICFYSNIFGFETKKIIAFQEVTSVRRAKTAGIFPNAIEIFSGGKKYQLQCLNPLVIWQYFFASFLSRDEAFKLINDGWLQQSNGTKAATEQQESISETSSQENGGVLIERVKSFKSSANELDSTDRNKDAPVMNDSLPLNVEDETVSAIASEQQDNVEKDTEPLPNAESSSSKKTWTWKEENFDAPKIPEFYTRVAESKFPIKVEDFFNFFFSDDAISCTELFHKRCGDKEFRCSSWYPHEVYGHARDVSFQHPIKVYFGAKFGSCQEIQKCRVYRNSHLVMETSQEISDVPYSDYFRVEGLWDVERDADGSKECCSLRIYVNVAFSKKTVWRGRIVQSTVEECREAYLIWIDMAHELLKQKNLENKEEGGAAANVIQNGEVHIEDEVETGESSKSSFESSDHIRTQQISDSTNANQQAGRLLQENFIDAKPLASWLREFILTLRSLKSQNHVSVLAAIIFAVIFLMQLSIVVLLVRPHHIHVNPQFDYMASMGGGVGGRSSEAIAWLEKRVHHLKDEMYMVEARLERMRNEHALLKSQLKDLEKLSKQT